DNA from Nitrospira sp.:
ACCGGCACGGGATTCATGAAATGGATGCCGACGACGCGATCGGGCCGCCCGGACGCCATGCCCAGGCTCGCGATCGAAATCGAAGAGGTGTTGCTGGCCAGCAGGGCCGACGGGGCGCAAACCTGTCCGAGTTGCGCGAACAGCGCCCGTTTCATGACGGGATCTTCCGGTATGGCCTCGATCACCACCTGCGCCTCACGCAATCGCTCCACTTGCCTCAACGGGTGAATGATCGCCATGGCCGATCCTGCCTGATCACCGCGCAACGCCCCCTTCTCCACCGCCTTCTTGACTCCCTCCCAGATTTTCCTCACGGCCTCTTCCAGCGCCTCTTCCGTCACGTCCACCAGCAGGACATTCCATCCTGCGGTGGCCAGCACCTGCGCGATGCCTCGTCCCATCTGCCCCGCGCCTACGACTCCGATGGCTTTGATGTCGTCGATCGTCATCCGGTCACCGAAAAATTTTTCCTTTTTCCCTCCTCATCGTTTCACGATGAGCGCAAGCGCCTCTCCGCCTCCGATGCAGAGGCCGGCCAGCCCGCGACGGGCATCACGCGCCTCCATCGCATGGAGCAAGGTCGTGAGGAGCCTGGCTCCGGTCGCGCCGATGGGATGGCCCAGGGCCACGGCCCCGCCATGGACATTCACCTTTTTCACATCGAGTCCAAGCTCGCGGTTGATGGCCAGCGAGACGGCGGAAAAGGCTTCGTTGATCTCGAACAGGTCGATGTCGCCGATGGAAAGCCCCGTCTGTTTCAACAGCCGACGGATCGCCTCCACCGGTGCGATGGTGAACCATTCCGGCGCGAGCGCGGCGCCCGCATAACCCACAATACGGGCCATCGGAGCGAGACCAAGTCTCTGTGCCTCCTCTTCCGCCATGACGACCAACGCCGCAGCCCCGTCGTTGCAAGAAGGGGAGTTGCCCACGGTCAAGACGCCGTCTTCCTGAAAGACCGGCTTGAGTTGTCGCAGCCTCGCCAGATCGACGCGATTCGGTTCCTCATCGTCCGCGACGATGATCGGCGCTCCCTTCTTCTGCGGCACCTCGACCGGGACGATCTCCCGCTTGAAGGCGCCGGTTGCGATCGCTTCGCGGGATCGCCCGTAACTTTCCAATGCGAAGTCGTCTACTTCCTGCCTCGACAACCGATACTTGGCGGCGCAGAGCTCTCCGGCATTCCCCATGTGGAATTGGTTATAGACATCCCAGAGCCCGTCCTTGATCAGGCTGTCCGTCAGCTCTCCATGGCCCAGTCGATACCCCTGTCTGGCCTTTTCGAGCAGGAACGGAGCACGAGTCATGTTTTCCATTCCACCTGCCACCACCACCTGCGCGTCTCCCAGCGCGATCGCCCTTGCCGCCATGATCACGGTCTGCAGGCTGGACCCGCAGACCTTGTTGACCGTTACGGCTCCGACATGGTGGGGGAGACCCGCTCCGATTGCCGCCTGCCTGGCCGGTGCCTGGCCGAGTCCCGCGCTGAGCACGCAACCCATCAAGACCTCCTCGATTCGGTCGCCGGGGAGGCGGGCCCGTTGCAGCGCTTCCGCAATCGCGAGGCTGCCCAACTTCGTGGCCGGTATCGCGCTGAAGGAACCGTTGAAACTCCCCATCGGCGTCCGGGCTGCGCTGACGATGACGGCTCGATGTCTGGTCGTCACAGGAATTTCTCCCATTCGCTCTGCTCCAGGTGGTTTTTGACCTTCGCCATGAAACGATCGGCCGTCGCGCCGTCGATGATCCGGTGGTCGAACGACAGGCTGAGGTAACCCATGGGCCGAATGGCGATGGCATCGTTGATCACGACCGCGCGTTTCTGCACCGAACCCACTCCCAGGATGGCGGCCTGCGGCTGATTGATGATCGGCGTACTAAAGAGGCTGCCGAATCCCCCGTGATTGGTGATCGTGAAGGTGCCCTCCAGTACCTCCTCGGGAGTCAGTCGCTTGCTCCTGGCCCGTTCCGCCAGGTCCGATACTTCGTGAGCCAGTTGAGTGAGCCCTTTCCGGTCTGCATGGCGCACGACGGGAACCAGGAGGCCTTCTTCGAGCGCCACTGCGATGCCGATATGGATATCTTTCTTGATCGCGATCCCCTGATCGCACCAGGATGAGTTCAACAGGGGCAGGTCCTTCATGGCGCGGGTCACCGCGCTGATCACGAACGGCAGGTAGGTCAGGGAGCGGCCTTCCCGAAATGTGGCGATGGAAGAGAAGTCCGCCTCGAAGAAGGTCGCCACGTGGGCGGCGGTACGGCGACTGAGGACCATGCGTTCCGCGATGGTCTTCCGCATCTGCGTGAACGGCAAGATTTCTTCGTGAGGCATGAGGGGTGAGGCGTGAGGAGAGGGACTCTTGCCGGATGCGGCTCGCTTGGCGACATAATCCAGTACGTCTTTCTTCGTGACCCTGCCGCCTTCACCGCTTCCCGTGACGGCGGCCAAGTCGACCCCCTGTTCCTTTGCCAGTTGCCGGACAGCCGGTGAATAGTGGTGCTCGTCTCCCGGCCCCGGCTCCATCGGTCGCATGACCACCCCTCCGACCCGATTGACGATGCCGTTTGGCGGTTGACTGTCAAGCCTCGCCAGCAGTTTTCCCACCGGGACGGTCTCACCTTCCCGTACGAGGACCTCCGTCAGGAACCCGGTGGCGGGAGAAGGAATGTCGAGCGTGACCTTCTCGGTTTCCACCTCCAGGAGCGGTTGGTCCCTTTCGACGGCGCCGCCCTGCGGGATCAACCACTTGACGACGGTCCCTTCGGCGATGCTTTCACCCAACTGGGGCATGACAATGTCGGTGGACACTTCAA
Protein-coding regions in this window:
- a CDS encoding 3-hydroxybutyryl-CoA dehydrogenase; translation: MTIDDIKAIGVVGAGQMGRGIAQVLATAGWNVLLVDVTEEALEEAVRKIWEGVKKAVEKGALRGDQAGSAMAIIHPLRQVERLREAQVVIEAIPEDPVMKRALFAQLGQVCAPSALLASNTSSISIASLGMASGRPDRVVGIHFMNPVPVMRLVEVVRGVETSEHTVQLALDLVRRIGKTAVVCKDFPGFIVNRVLIPMINEAIFALEDGVASAEAIDLAMVEGTNHPMGPLALADRIGLDTVLAICEVLHQDLGDPKFRPCPLLRKYVEAGWLGRKSGHGFYLYGDRPVANVT
- a CDS encoding thiolase family protein; translated protein: MGEIPVTTRHRAVIVSAARTPMGSFNGSFSAIPATKLGSLAIAEALQRARLPGDRIEEVLMGCVLSAGLGQAPARQAAIGAGLPHHVGAVTVNKVCGSSLQTVIMAARAIALGDAQVVVAGGMENMTRAPFLLEKARQGYRLGHGELTDSLIKDGLWDVYNQFHMGNAGELCAAKYRLSRQEVDDFALESYGRSREAIATGAFKREIVPVEVPQKKGAPIIVADDEEPNRVDLARLRQLKPVFQEDGVLTVGNSPSCNDGAAALVVMAEEEAQRLGLAPMARIVGYAGAALAPEWFTIAPVEAIRRLLKQTGLSIGDIDLFEINEAFSAVSLAINRELGLDVKKVNVHGGAVALGHPIGATGARLLTTLLHAMEARDARRGLAGLCIGGGEALALIVKR
- a CDS encoding Dihydrolipoamide acetyltransferase component (E2) of acetoin dehydrogenase complex, encoding MSTDIVMPQLGESIAEGTVVKWLIPQGGAVERDQPLLEVETEKVTLDIPSPATGFLTEVLVREGETVPVGKLLARLDSQPPNGIVNRVGGVVMRPMEPGPGDEHHYSPAVRQLAKEQGVDLAAVTGSGEGGRVTKKDVLDYVAKRAASGKSPSPHASPLMPHEEILPFTQMRKTIAERMVLSRRTAAHVATFFEADFSSIATFREGRSLTYLPFVISAVTRAMKDLPLLNSSWCDQGIAIKKDIHIGIAVALEEGLLVPVVRHADRKGLTQLAHEVSDLAERARSKRLTPEEVLEGTFTITNHGGFGSLFSTPIINQPQAAILGVGSVQKRAVVINDAIAIRPMGYLSLSFDHRIIDGATADRFMAKVKNHLEQSEWEKFL